Proteins encoded by one window of Kribbella italica:
- a CDS encoding extracellular solute-binding protein yields the protein MQTIPSNLSRRRFLAGLGGIAAGGVLAGCGGNSNDAGGGGKGLTFLNWQQVKGTPLEQAIRAHEKASGATVTVQPAVTQEYDTKMRTLLAGGAPPDIMRINDDFVRGFSEQGALLDLRPYIEKDGLDTAHFAKEVYEFPKQPDGSHTAWVVGYEPRLIFYNVDLFKQAGVPLPPTTWSAEGWHWDDFVDRAKKLTVPGQRYGGLIYLDTGYEQTFTVNHGSETGIFSTDGTKFTLSGTQEIEALQWATDLTCKDKVQPPWSSLQQDNAETQMFAQGKLAMLYATFGTVPYLRSTIKDFTWDVAPPPADLQQKTESSVIVFCIPKTAKNPDQAWALLKYLASEDGGRILLEGGSFTPINNKAAAGLAPKGKMPEHIGLFGEASKHLTATNQTKNTLGARELYRPALDQAYNCEKPVAEVLQQITPQVETALKG from the coding sequence GTGCAGACAATCCCCTCCAACCTCAGCCGCCGCCGGTTCCTGGCGGGGCTGGGCGGAATCGCGGCCGGCGGTGTGCTGGCCGGCTGCGGTGGCAACAGCAACGACGCGGGCGGTGGCGGCAAGGGCCTCACCTTCCTCAACTGGCAGCAGGTCAAGGGCACGCCGTTGGAACAGGCGATCCGGGCCCACGAGAAGGCTTCGGGCGCGACCGTCACGGTGCAGCCCGCGGTCACCCAGGAGTACGACACCAAGATGCGCACGCTGCTGGCCGGTGGAGCACCGCCGGACATCATGCGGATCAACGACGACTTCGTCCGCGGCTTCTCCGAGCAGGGCGCGCTGCTGGACCTGCGCCCGTACATCGAGAAGGACGGGCTCGACACCGCGCACTTCGCCAAGGAGGTGTACGAGTTCCCCAAGCAGCCGGACGGCTCGCACACCGCGTGGGTGGTCGGCTACGAGCCACGGCTGATCTTCTACAACGTCGACCTGTTCAAACAGGCCGGCGTACCGCTGCCGCCGACGACGTGGAGTGCGGAGGGCTGGCACTGGGACGACTTCGTCGACCGGGCCAAGAAGCTCACCGTCCCCGGCCAGCGGTACGGCGGACTGATCTACCTGGACACCGGGTACGAGCAGACGTTCACGGTCAACCACGGCAGCGAGACCGGGATCTTCTCCACCGACGGCACGAAGTTCACGCTGTCCGGGACCCAGGAGATCGAGGCCTTGCAGTGGGCCACCGACCTGACCTGCAAGGACAAGGTGCAGCCGCCGTGGTCGTCGCTGCAGCAGGACAACGCCGAGACGCAGATGTTCGCGCAGGGCAAACTGGCGATGCTCTACGCGACCTTCGGGACGGTGCCCTACCTGCGCAGCACGATCAAGGACTTCACCTGGGACGTCGCGCCGCCACCGGCCGACCTGCAGCAGAAGACCGAGTCCAGTGTGATCGTCTTCTGCATCCCCAAGACGGCCAAGAACCCCGACCAGGCCTGGGCCCTGCTGAAGTACCTGGCCAGTGAGGACGGCGGCCGGATCCTGCTCGAGGGCGGTTCGTTCACGCCGATCAACAACAAGGCGGCGGCCGGGCTCGCGCCGAAGGGCAAGATGCCCGAGCACATCGGGCTGTTCGGTGAGGCGTCCAAGCACCTGACCGCGACCAACCAGACCAAGAACACGCTCGGCGCCCGGGAGCTGTACCGGCCCGCGCTCGACCAGGCCTACAACTGCGAGAAGCCGGTCGCCGAGGTGCTCCAGCAGATCACGCCGCAAGTGGAGACCGCACTGAAGGGCTGA
- a CDS encoding S1 family peptidase translates to MLKRAAAIAGVLVLTISGVATAATHQPGQDRTDRSLIVGGTLAALSEAPWAIALTSTRSSDSSGRWCGGALVRPNKVLTAAHCMTKPIGTYTAVQGRAELLDTRGGRTSGISNVWIHPGYDTKLNRNDFAVLTLSTPITGVPLIALETNPKADRKGAVPTVFGWGDTQNTGPSDTFHKLAVPDLGDATCLGNPEYVGNGYAAANNICAGYLNGGRDACQGDSGGPLVLNGRLLGTVSWGKGCAEKGYPGVYAEIAPAAKALKAQFTQ, encoded by the coding sequence ATGTTGAAGCGAGCCGCGGCGATTGCCGGCGTACTGGTCCTCACCATCTCGGGGGTCGCGACCGCTGCGACCCACCAGCCCGGGCAGGACCGGACGGACCGAAGTCTGATCGTCGGCGGCACGCTCGCGGCGCTGTCGGAGGCGCCGTGGGCGATCGCGCTGACCAGCACGCGGTCCTCCGACAGCAGCGGCCGCTGGTGCGGCGGCGCGCTGGTCCGGCCGAACAAGGTGCTGACCGCGGCCCACTGCATGACCAAGCCGATCGGGACCTACACCGCCGTCCAGGGCCGCGCCGAGCTGCTCGACACGCGCGGCGGCCGCACCTCCGGGATCAGCAACGTGTGGATCCACCCCGGGTACGACACCAAGCTCAACCGCAACGACTTCGCCGTCCTGACGCTCAGCACGCCGATCACCGGCGTCCCGCTGATCGCCCTGGAGACCAATCCGAAGGCCGACCGCAAGGGCGCCGTCCCGACCGTCTTCGGCTGGGGCGACACCCAGAACACCGGCCCCTCCGACACCTTCCACAAGCTCGCCGTGCCCGACCTCGGCGACGCCACCTGCCTCGGCAACCCCGAGTACGTCGGCAACGGCTACGCCGCCGCGAACAACATCTGTGCCGGCTACCTGAACGGCGGCCGCGACGCCTGCCAGGGCGACTCCGGCGGCCCGCTGGTCCTCAACGGCCGCCTGCTCGGCACTGTCTCCTGGGGCAAGGGCTGCGCCGAGAAGGGCTACCCCGGCGTCTACGCCGAGATCGCCCCGGCCGCGAAGGCGCTCAAGGCCCAGTTCACTCAGTAG
- a CDS encoding alpha-amylase family glycosyl hydrolase, which yields MRLTETADSWWKNAVVYCLDIETYFDTDGDGRGDIRGLSQRIDHLAELGVTCLWLMPFYPTPDRDDGYDITDFYDVDPRLGTHGDLVELITLAQDRGMRVIADLVVNHTSDQHPWFQSARASRESPYRDWYVWRDQPPEDATEGIVFPDQETSLWQYDEQAGQYYLHQFYKHQPDLDITNPEVREEIIRVIGFWLQLGISGFRVDAVPFLLDTLGAADPDSLADPHDYLRDLRAFMNRRSGQAVLLGEVNLPYKETREFFGDEDGDELTMCFDFIGMQKMYLSLARQDPAELVKALRERPAPPEEAQWGTFVRNHDELTLDKLTDDERAEVFAAFGPDKDMQLYDRGLRRRLPPMLDNDPARLRMVYSLLFSLPGTPVLFYGEEIGMGENLAMEGRNAVRTPMQWTDSVNGGFSTADAADLAGQVVTGDLSPEHVNVVAQRRDPDSLLNWIKLLIQRYRETPELSWGDCTVLEHESATVLAHRSEYEGGCVVTAHNFASDSATVTLAVAGSGVGVRAVDLLQPGTTEVAEDGTVQLELEPHGSRWLRVVHPGDRYLL from the coding sequence GTGAGGCTGACCGAGACCGCCGACAGCTGGTGGAAGAACGCCGTCGTCTACTGCCTGGACATCGAGACCTACTTCGACACCGACGGCGACGGCCGCGGTGACATCCGCGGCCTGTCGCAGCGGATCGACCACCTGGCCGAGCTGGGCGTCACCTGTCTGTGGCTGATGCCGTTCTACCCGACGCCGGACCGCGACGACGGCTACGACATCACCGACTTCTACGACGTCGACCCGCGGCTCGGTACGCACGGTGACCTGGTCGAGCTGATCACCCTGGCGCAGGACCGTGGCATGCGGGTGATCGCCGACCTGGTCGTCAACCACACCTCCGACCAGCACCCGTGGTTCCAGAGCGCTCGCGCGTCCCGTGAGTCGCCGTACCGGGACTGGTACGTCTGGCGGGACCAGCCGCCGGAGGACGCGACCGAGGGCATCGTCTTCCCCGACCAGGAGACCAGCCTGTGGCAGTACGACGAGCAGGCCGGTCAGTACTACCTGCACCAGTTCTACAAGCACCAGCCCGACCTGGACATCACCAACCCGGAGGTGCGGGAGGAGATCATCCGGGTGATCGGTTTCTGGCTGCAGCTGGGGATCTCCGGGTTCCGGGTGGACGCCGTACCGTTCCTGCTCGACACCTTGGGTGCGGCGGACCCCGACAGCCTGGCGGACCCGCACGACTACCTGCGGGACCTGCGGGCGTTCATGAACCGGCGCAGCGGTCAGGCGGTGCTGCTCGGCGAGGTCAACCTGCCGTACAAGGAGACCCGCGAGTTCTTCGGGGACGAGGACGGCGACGAGTTGACCATGTGTTTCGACTTCATCGGGATGCAGAAGATGTACCTGTCGTTGGCCCGGCAGGACCCCGCCGAGCTGGTCAAGGCCCTGCGGGAGCGGCCTGCTCCGCCGGAGGAGGCGCAGTGGGGCACGTTCGTGCGCAACCACGACGAGCTGACGCTGGACAAGCTGACCGACGACGAGCGGGCCGAGGTGTTCGCCGCGTTCGGTCCGGACAAGGACATGCAGCTCTACGACCGCGGACTGCGCCGGCGGCTGCCTCCGATGCTGGACAACGACCCGGCGCGGCTCCGGATGGTCTACAGCCTGCTCTTCTCGCTGCCCGGTACGCCGGTGCTGTTCTACGGCGAGGAGATCGGCATGGGCGAGAACCTGGCCATGGAGGGCCGCAACGCCGTACGGACTCCGATGCAGTGGACCGACTCGGTCAACGGAGGCTTCTCCACCGCCGACGCGGCGGACCTGGCCGGGCAGGTCGTCACCGGTGACCTGTCCCCGGAGCACGTCAACGTCGTCGCCCAGCGCCGCGACCCGGACTCCCTGCTCAACTGGATCAAGTTGCTGATCCAGCGCTACCGGGAGACGCCGGAGCTGTCCTGGGGCGACTGCACGGTGCTGGAGCACGAGTCGGCGACCGTGCTGGCGCACCGCTCGGAGTACGAGGGTGGTTGCGTCGTCACCGCCCACAACTTCGCCTCCGACTCCGCCACCGTCACCCTGGCGGTCGCGGGCTCCGGAGTCGGGGTGCGGGCCGTCGACCTCCTCCAGCCCGGTACGACGGAGGTCGCGGAGGACGGGACCGTCCAGCTCGAGCTGGAGCCGCACGGGAGCCGGTGGCTGCGGGTCGTCCACCCGGGTGATCGGTACCTCTTGTGA
- a CDS encoding alpha-amylase family protein yields MTGAPWYRRTLRWAQTNLTEKDPARYDADWWRGQWRRTRVQGVIVNAGGIVAYYPSRFPLHHRAEFLGERDLYGEIAAAAREEGLTVLARMDSNRAHQPLYDAHPDWFAVDASGEPYRAGELYVACVTGPYYRDFLTGVLEEIIERTAPDGITDNSWSGLDREHICYCANCSGSFKELVGLDLPRAVDWEDTAYRRWIRWSYDRRLAVWDLNNEVTQRFGGPDCLWIGMNGGEVVAQSKRLRDDVAICSRAPIFFLDSQWRHDESGFQANADTGKRLHGLLGWDTLIPESTAMYDAGTPTFRLGSKPAPEARMWAVEGFAGGIQPWWHHIGSVHEDRRQYDTAESLFGWHASNEQYLVGREPVATVGLLWSQRSVDFHGKDDPETVSQLPYRGWVDALVRARIPYLPTSEIRSSFEVLIVPNLGVLTDQQCAELVRFVEGGGRLIVTGESSLYDEWGDRRDDFALGELLGVRHSGERRVGGSSGSWETYDSHSYLRIEDRSVADGFDGTDLLPFGGSLEVVRGEGALTLVPPFPIYPPEKSWMAEPTTDVPALVLGERTAYLAADLDRLYARYHHPDHGRLLANLVRRFAGELPLTVEGAGVLDCQVYRQGERTVVHLVNLDQGGAWRGRLEEFTPSGPFTVSVRASGSRASFLVGGGEVAVTEEGGWITVEVERITDHEVLVVE; encoded by the coding sequence ATGACCGGCGCACCCTGGTACCGGCGCACGCTGCGCTGGGCCCAGACGAACCTGACCGAGAAGGACCCGGCCCGGTACGACGCGGACTGGTGGCGCGGCCAGTGGCGCCGGACCAGGGTGCAGGGTGTCATCGTCAACGCGGGCGGCATCGTCGCGTACTACCCGAGCAGGTTCCCGCTGCATCACCGGGCGGAGTTCCTCGGCGAGCGCGACCTGTACGGCGAGATCGCGGCTGCTGCACGGGAAGAGGGCTTGACCGTGCTGGCCCGGATGGACTCCAACCGGGCGCACCAGCCGCTGTACGACGCGCATCCGGACTGGTTCGCTGTGGATGCGTCGGGTGAGCCTTATCGGGCGGGCGAGCTGTACGTCGCGTGCGTGACCGGGCCGTACTACCGGGACTTCCTGACCGGCGTGCTCGAGGAGATCATCGAGCGGACGGCGCCGGACGGGATCACGGACAACAGTTGGAGCGGGCTCGATCGGGAGCACATCTGCTACTGCGCCAACTGCTCTGGTTCGTTCAAGGAGCTGGTGGGGCTGGACCTCCCGAGAGCTGTGGACTGGGAGGACACGGCGTACCGGCGGTGGATCCGGTGGAGCTACGACCGGCGGCTGGCGGTGTGGGATCTCAACAACGAGGTGACGCAGCGGTTCGGCGGGCCGGATTGTCTGTGGATCGGGATGAACGGGGGTGAGGTCGTTGCTCAGAGCAAGCGGTTGCGGGACGACGTGGCGATCTGCTCGCGGGCGCCGATCTTCTTCCTCGACTCGCAGTGGCGGCACGACGAGTCGGGGTTCCAGGCCAATGCCGATACCGGGAAGCGGCTGCACGGGTTGCTCGGGTGGGACACGTTGATTCCGGAGAGCACGGCGATGTACGACGCGGGGACGCCGACGTTCCGGCTCGGGAGCAAGCCGGCGCCGGAGGCCCGGATGTGGGCGGTGGAAGGGTTTGCGGGTGGGATCCAGCCGTGGTGGCACCACATCGGGTCGGTGCATGAGGACCGGCGGCAGTACGACACGGCGGAGTCGTTGTTCGGTTGGCATGCCTCGAATGAGCAGTACTTGGTGGGTCGGGAACCGGTGGCGACCGTGGGGTTGTTGTGGAGTCAGCGCAGTGTGGACTTCCACGGCAAGGACGATCCGGAGACGGTGAGTCAGTTGCCGTACCGCGGGTGGGTGGATGCTTTGGTACGGGCCCGCATCCCCTACTTGCCTACCTCTGAAATCAGAAGTTCTTTTGAGGTGCTGATCGTCCCCAATCTGGGGGTGCTGACGGATCAGCAGTGTGCTGAGTTGGTGAGGTTCGTTGAGGGTGGCGGCCGGCTGATCGTGACCGGGGAGTCGAGTCTCTACGACGAGTGGGGAGACCGGCGCGACGACTTCGCGCTCGGTGAGCTGCTCGGCGTACGGCACAGCGGGGAGCGGCGGGTCGGTGGGTCGTCGGGGAGCTGGGAGACCTACGACAGCCACAGCTACCTGCGGATCGAGGATCGTTCGGTGGCCGACGGGTTCGACGGGACCGACTTGCTCCCGTTCGGTGGCTCTTTGGAGGTCGTGCGGGGCGAGGGCGCGTTGACGCTGGTGCCGCCGTTCCCGATCTACCCGCCGGAGAAGTCGTGGATGGCGGAGCCGACGACCGACGTACCGGCGCTGGTGCTGGGCGAGCGGACGGCGTACCTGGCGGCTGATCTGGATCGGCTCTATGCCCGCTACCACCACCCGGACCACGGGCGGTTGCTGGCGAATCTGGTCCGGCGGTTCGCCGGGGAGCTTCCGTTGACGGTGGAGGGCGCGGGCGTGCTGGACTGCCAGGTCTACCGGCAGGGCGAGCGGACCGTCGTGCACCTGGTCAACCTCGACCAGGGCGGCGCGTGGCGGGGACGGTTGGAGGAGTTCACGCCGAGCGGGCCGTTCACCGTGTCGGTCCGGGCGAGCGGGAGCCGGGCGTCGTTCCTGGTCGGTGGTGGGGAGGTCGCGGTGACCGAGGAGGGCGGCTGGATTACGGTCGAGGTGGAACGCATCACGGATCACGAAGTCTTGGTCGTCGAGTAG
- a CDS encoding GAF and ANTAR domain-containing protein, with the protein MEAVPLQADPAPLQQVADAMADVAESMQAPMDLGRTLHLITQSAADAVPGIVEVSISLTHKDGRIETIAPTGPLATRADELQYELREGPCVDAALGEPAVMVGDLATDSRWPAFGPKAAALGLGAHLAFQFRADPHARGALNLYSTAPYGIDQDSLHLGSLFAGQVALAMGWAKQDATMSEALETRNVIGQAVGIVMERYSLDADRSFAFLVRLSQSGNLKLRQVAVSLVESVNHKAK; encoded by the coding sequence ATGGAGGCAGTGCCGCTGCAGGCGGATCCTGCGCCGTTGCAGCAGGTCGCGGACGCGATGGCGGACGTCGCCGAGTCGATGCAGGCTCCGATGGACCTGGGCAGGACGCTCCACCTGATCACCCAGAGCGCGGCCGACGCCGTGCCCGGGATCGTCGAGGTGAGCATCTCGCTGACCCACAAGGACGGCCGGATCGAGACGATCGCGCCGACCGGTCCGCTGGCGACCCGCGCGGACGAGCTGCAGTACGAGCTGCGCGAAGGCCCCTGTGTGGACGCCGCGCTGGGCGAGCCGGCGGTGATGGTCGGCGACCTGGCCACCGACTCCCGCTGGCCGGCCTTCGGGCCGAAAGCGGCAGCACTCGGCCTCGGCGCGCATCTCGCGTTCCAGTTCCGCGCCGACCCGCACGCGCGCGGCGCGCTCAACCTGTACTCCACCGCGCCGTACGGCATCGACCAGGACTCCCTGCACCTCGGCAGCCTGTTCGCCGGCCAGGTCGCGCTGGCGATGGGGTGGGCCAAGCAGGACGCGACGATGTCCGAGGCCCTGGAGACCCGCAACGTCATCGGCCAGGCCGTCGGCATCGTGATGGAGCGCTACTCCCTGGACGCCGATCGGTCGTTCGCTTTCCTGGTCCGGCTCTCCCAGTCCGGCAACCTGAAACTCCGCCAGGTCGCGGTGTCCCTGGTCGAGTCGGTCAACCACAAAGCGAAGTAG
- the aceB gene encoding malate synthase A: MAVEVTGPMHERYDEILSERALALIEQLHRALNPRRLELLERRRTRVEEIAAGGSLGFLAETAAVRDDPDWRVAEPAPGLVDRRVEITGPTDQKMTINALNSGAKVWLADHEDANTPLWENVIGGQLNLLDAITRTIDFTSDAGKSYALKPDDELATIVVRPRGWHLPEKHLLVDGERTSGALVDFALYLTACGQLQLDRGQGPYFYLPKLESHLEARLWNDAFVLAQEFLGIPRGTIRATVLIETYPAAFEMEEILYELREHSAGLNAGRWDFMFSVIKTYRTRGADFQLPDRNSVTMTVPFMRAYTELLVRTCHQRGAHAIGGMAAFIPSKDPAVNEQAFAKVEADKTREAGDGFDGSWVAHPGMVDTCRAVFDQVLGAAPNQLGKLRSDVTVTADQLLDVAATPGEVTEAGLRNNISVAVQYLAAWLKGTGAVGIFNLMEDAATAEISRSQIWQWRQNAVVLDTGATVTADLVTRFADEEIAKLGDDPTAYADARETFLEVAIADDYADFLTLPAYERMP; this comes from the coding sequence GTGGCAGTCGAGGTCACGGGACCGATGCACGAGCGGTACGACGAGATCCTGAGCGAGCGGGCGCTCGCGCTGATCGAGCAGCTGCACCGCGCGCTGAACCCGCGGCGGCTGGAGCTGCTGGAGCGGCGCCGGACGCGGGTCGAGGAGATCGCGGCCGGTGGGTCGCTCGGCTTCCTGGCCGAGACTGCCGCCGTACGGGACGATCCGGACTGGCGGGTGGCCGAGCCGGCGCCGGGCCTGGTCGACCGGCGGGTGGAGATCACCGGGCCGACCGACCAGAAGATGACGATCAACGCGCTGAACTCCGGCGCGAAGGTCTGGCTGGCCGACCACGAGGACGCGAACACCCCGCTGTGGGAGAACGTGATCGGCGGGCAGCTCAACCTGCTCGACGCGATCACCCGCACCATCGACTTCACCAGCGACGCCGGCAAGTCGTACGCGCTGAAGCCGGACGACGAGCTCGCGACGATCGTGGTCCGGCCGCGCGGCTGGCACCTGCCGGAGAAGCACCTGCTGGTCGACGGCGAGCGGACGTCGGGCGCGCTGGTCGACTTCGCGCTCTACCTGACCGCGTGCGGGCAGCTCCAGCTCGACCGCGGCCAGGGGCCGTACTTCTACCTGCCGAAGCTGGAGTCGCACCTCGAGGCGCGGCTGTGGAACGACGCGTTCGTGCTGGCACAGGAGTTCCTCGGCATCCCGCGCGGCACGATCCGGGCCACGGTGCTGATCGAGACGTACCCGGCGGCGTTCGAGATGGAGGAGATTCTGTACGAGCTGCGCGAGCACTCGGCCGGGCTGAACGCGGGCCGCTGGGACTTCATGTTCAGCGTGATCAAGACCTACCGGACCCGTGGCGCCGACTTCCAGCTGCCGGACCGCAACAGCGTGACGATGACGGTGCCGTTCATGCGGGCGTACACCGAGCTCCTGGTCCGGACGTGCCACCAGCGTGGAGCGCACGCGATCGGTGGGATGGCGGCGTTCATCCCGAGCAAGGACCCGGCGGTCAACGAGCAGGCGTTCGCCAAGGTCGAGGCCGACAAGACGCGCGAGGCCGGCGACGGCTTCGACGGCTCGTGGGTCGCGCACCCCGGCATGGTCGACACCTGCCGCGCGGTCTTCGACCAGGTCCTCGGCGCGGCGCCGAACCAGCTCGGCAAGCTTCGCTCCGACGTCACCGTGACCGCGGACCAGTTGCTCGACGTCGCCGCGACTCCCGGCGAGGTCACCGAGGCGGGCCTGCGCAACAACATCAGCGTCGCCGTCCAGTACCTGGCGGCCTGGCTGAAGGGCACCGGCGCGGTCGGCATCTTCAACCTGATGGAGGACGCCGCCACGGCCGAGATCTCGCGCTCGCAGATCTGGCAGTGGCGGCAGAATGCCGTCGTGCTCGACACCGGCGCGACGGTCACGGCCGACCTGGTGACGCGGTTCGCCGACGAGGAGATCGCCAAGCTGGGCGACGACCCCACGGCGTACGCCGACGCCCGCGAAACCTTCCTCGAGGTCGCGATCGCCGACGACTACGCCGACTTCCTCACCCTGCCCGCCTACGAGCGGATGCCGTAG
- a CDS encoding TIGR03885 family FMN-dependent LLM class oxidoreductase has protein sequence MTVYGFHASHEQVPPADLLQAVVRAEQAGFTAAMCSDHFSPWSLRQNESGFAWSWLGAALQATDLTFGVVNAPGQRYHPAIIAQAIGTLASMYPDRFWAALGTGEASNEHITGERWPRKEERTERLEQAVDVIRRLLRGDEVSRDGLVTVDRARLWTLPTEVPALLGAAVSERTAKWCAGWADGLITVNAEHDTLRRLIAAYKDAGGRGKVCLQVHLSYAATDEEALAIAHDQWRSNVFPPPFCWDTDTAESFDLAAEHVPPEAMHKTVHVSSDPGRHAEWLNQYAELGFDAIYLHHVGQEQSEFVDTFGAKVLPQLEVTRP, from the coding sequence ATGACTGTCTACGGCTTTCACGCCTCGCACGAACAGGTCCCGCCCGCCGACCTGCTGCAAGCGGTGGTGCGGGCAGAGCAAGCCGGCTTCACCGCGGCGATGTGCTCGGACCACTTCAGTCCTTGGAGTCTCCGGCAGAACGAGTCCGGGTTCGCCTGGTCCTGGCTGGGCGCCGCGTTGCAGGCGACCGACCTGACCTTCGGCGTGGTCAACGCGCCCGGCCAGCGGTACCACCCGGCGATCATCGCCCAGGCGATCGGCACCCTCGCTTCCATGTATCCCGACCGGTTCTGGGCCGCGCTGGGCACCGGCGAGGCCAGCAACGAGCACATCACCGGTGAGCGCTGGCCTCGCAAGGAGGAGCGGACCGAGCGGCTCGAGCAGGCGGTCGACGTGATCCGTCGGCTGCTGCGGGGCGACGAGGTGAGCCGGGACGGCCTGGTCACCGTCGACCGGGCCCGGCTCTGGACCCTCCCGACCGAAGTCCCCGCACTGCTCGGTGCAGCAGTTTCAGAACGTACGGCGAAGTGGTGCGCCGGCTGGGCCGACGGCCTCATCACCGTCAACGCAGAACACGACACCCTGCGCCGCCTGATCGCGGCGTACAAGGACGCCGGTGGACGCGGGAAGGTCTGCCTGCAGGTGCATCTGAGCTACGCGGCCACCGACGAGGAGGCACTGGCGATCGCCCACGACCAGTGGCGGTCCAACGTGTTCCCGCCGCCGTTCTGCTGGGACACCGACACCGCCGAGTCGTTCGACCTGGCCGCCGAGCACGTACCGCCGGAGGCGATGCACAAGACCGTGCACGTCTCGTCCGACCCGGGCCGCCACGCGGAGTGGCTCAACCAGTACGCCGAACTGGGCTTCGACGCGATCTACCTGCACCACGTCGGCCAGGAGCAGTCGGAGTTCGTCGACACGTTCGGCGCGAAGGTGCTGCCGCAGCTGGAGGTGACCCGCCCGTGA
- a CDS encoding carbohydrate ABC transporter permease — protein MRIATKTSQYVVMTLFAAAFLAPLVWMISASLRPEAQVLSVPPQFLPKDAQWDNYRQIFELIPVFLWNSVKLAGLNVVGILIVASMAGYAFARLRFAGRDFAFIVLLATSIIPGIAYLIPQYIVFRHIGWVDTQYPLWVPKVLTPVFATFLMRQSFLTVPKELEDAGKIDGASTFGIYWRIMLPQTKPALAAIGVFTFLESWNDLFGPLIYINSENLQTLPVALAQFQGEYFTQISLLMCGATVSVVPVIAVFLFAQRYFIQGITMTGMKG, from the coding sequence ATGAGAATCGCCACCAAGACCTCGCAGTACGTCGTGATGACGCTGTTCGCGGCGGCCTTCCTGGCGCCGCTGGTGTGGATGATCAGCGCGTCGTTGCGGCCGGAGGCGCAGGTGCTGTCGGTGCCGCCGCAGTTCCTGCCCAAGGACGCGCAGTGGGACAACTACCGGCAGATCTTCGAGCTGATCCCGGTCTTCCTGTGGAACAGCGTGAAGCTGGCCGGGCTGAACGTGGTCGGCATCCTGATCGTCGCGTCGATGGCGGGCTACGCCTTCGCCCGCTTGAGGTTCGCCGGGCGGGACTTCGCGTTCATCGTGCTGCTGGCCACTTCGATCATCCCGGGGATCGCGTACCTGATCCCGCAGTACATCGTGTTCCGGCACATCGGGTGGGTGGACACCCAGTACCCGCTGTGGGTGCCGAAGGTGCTCACGCCGGTCTTCGCGACCTTCCTGATGCGGCAGTCCTTCCTCACGGTGCCGAAGGAGCTGGAGGACGCCGGCAAGATCGACGGCGCCTCCACCTTCGGCATCTACTGGCGGATCATGCTGCCGCAGACCAAACCGGCCCTGGCCGCGATCGGGGTGTTCACCTTCCTCGAGTCGTGGAACGACCTGTTCGGGCCGTTGATCTACATCAACTCCGAGAACCTGCAGACCCTGCCGGTGGCGCTGGCCCAGTTCCAGGGCGAGTACTTCACCCAGATCAGTCTGCTGATGTGCGGTGCGACGGTCTCCGTCGTACCGGTGATCGCCGTCTTCCTTTTCGCGCAGCGCTATTTCATCCAAGGCATCACGATGACAGGAATGAAGGGGTGA
- a CDS encoding carbohydrate ABC transporter permease: protein MATLSLTRGRPVAVAGARRERRRQNLVGWLFISPIVVGVVVFQFFPILVSMGASLTSWNGISAPKFVGLQNFRDLFGNDPLFVQTFKNTIYFTLASIPLTIGVGLVLALLCSRPIKGVAFFRTAYFAPYVTNVVAIGFVWFWFFQPDNGVINGMLGQVGISGPQWLSSSSWAMPAVILVSVWQGIGYPMIILLAGLQGLPEEYFESARIDGAGAWARLRYITLPLLTPHFLFLLITQFITSFQVFGLIYVMTKGGPGHSTSVYIFNIYQNAFGFGKVGYASAMAWILFAVIAAVTFLQWRLQKRWVFYT, encoded by the coding sequence ATGGCAACGTTATCCCTCACGCGCGGCCGCCCGGTCGCGGTCGCGGGAGCTCGCCGGGAACGCCGCCGGCAGAACCTGGTCGGCTGGCTGTTCATCAGCCCGATCGTGGTCGGCGTGGTGGTGTTCCAGTTCTTCCCGATCCTGGTCTCGATGGGCGCGTCGCTGACCAGCTGGAACGGCATCTCGGCGCCGAAGTTCGTCGGGCTGCAGAACTTCCGGGACCTGTTCGGCAACGACCCGTTGTTCGTGCAGACGTTCAAGAACACGATCTACTTCACGCTGGCCAGCATCCCGCTGACGATCGGGGTCGGGCTGGTGCTGGCGCTGCTCTGCTCGCGGCCGATCAAGGGCGTCGCGTTCTTCCGGACGGCGTACTTCGCGCCGTACGTGACGAACGTGGTCGCGATCGGGTTCGTCTGGTTCTGGTTCTTCCAGCCCGACAACGGCGTGATCAACGGGATGCTCGGCCAGGTCGGGATCTCCGGGCCGCAGTGGCTGTCGAGCTCGAGCTGGGCGATGCCGGCGGTGATCCTGGTGAGCGTCTGGCAGGGCATCGGCTATCCGATGATCATCCTGCTGGCCGGCCTGCAGGGGCTGCCCGAGGAGTACTTCGAGTCGGCCCGGATCGACGGCGCCGGGGCGTGGGCGCGGTTGCGCTACATCACGTTGCCGCTGCTCACGCCACACTTCCTGTTCCTGCTGATCACCCAGTTCATCACGTCGTTCCAGGTCTTCGGGCTGATCTACGTGATGACCAAGGGCGGGCCGGGACACTCCACCAGCGTCTACATCTTCAACATCTACCAGAACGCGTTCGGCTTCGGGAAGGTCGGTTACGCCTCGGCGATGGCCTGGATCCTGTTCGCGGTGATCGCCGCCGTCACGTTCCTGCAGTGGCGGTTGCAGAAGAGGTGGGTGTTCTACACATGA